The Corynebacterium vitaeruminis DSM 20294 genome window below encodes:
- a CDS encoding enoyl-CoA hydratase — MTEVRAQYDNVRVEVSGKVWTIVLDRDEQRNALNSAMCEQIAATIAEASELALTSDEVRVIVIRGEGKAFCAGADLGSSKPAAGESAGGVYGGNFHEALWSMLRACVNAPLLVVANVQGPAVGAGSQLSLACDLRIVGERAWFGVPAASLGFALDAWTINRAKDLLGGALARNVLIGAQRATADQAVASGFAIAKASGEEADAVIEGLAGLAPMSVAQLKSVLNAKDSTYELTPVQEQEYDACWASEDSAEAKLARREKRAPSFSRR; from the coding sequence ATGACCGAAGTAAGGGCGCAGTACGACAACGTGCGGGTGGAGGTCTCGGGCAAGGTGTGGACCATCGTGCTCGACCGCGATGAGCAGCGCAATGCGCTCAACTCCGCCATGTGCGAGCAGATCGCGGCCACCATCGCCGAGGCCTCGGAGCTCGCGTTGACCTCGGACGAGGTGCGCGTCATCGTCATCCGCGGCGAGGGCAAGGCGTTCTGCGCCGGTGCGGATCTTGGGTCGTCGAAGCCGGCGGCGGGGGAGAGCGCCGGCGGCGTCTACGGCGGCAACTTCCACGAGGCGCTGTGGTCGATGCTGCGCGCCTGCGTCAACGCGCCCCTGCTGGTGGTCGCCAACGTCCAGGGCCCGGCCGTGGGCGCGGGAAGCCAGCTCTCGCTGGCCTGCGACCTGCGCATCGTCGGCGAGCGCGCCTGGTTCGGCGTCCCCGCCGCGTCGCTGGGCTTCGCCCTCGACGCGTGGACGATCAACCGCGCCAAGGACCTCCTCGGCGGGGCGCTCGCGCGCAACGTGCTCATCGGCGCGCAGCGCGCCACCGCGGATCAGGCCGTGGCCAGCGGGTTCGCCATCGCCAAGGCGAGCGGCGAGGAGGCCGACGCCGTCATTGAGGGGCTGGCTGGGCTCGCGCCGATGTCCGTGGCGCAGCTGAAGTCCGTCCTCAACGCGAAGGACTCCACCTACGAGCTCACCCCGGTCCAGGAGCAGGAGTATGACGCCTGCTGGGCCAGCGAGGACTCCGCCGAGGCCAAGCTCGCGCGCCGGGAAAAGCGGGCCCCGAGCTTTAGCCGTCGATAA
- a CDS encoding cation:proton antiporter yields MPSSSDSVQVLAAATTDADLLASFAWIMCAALISPIISYATGKRIPAVVLLIAFGVLIGPHALGLATQEGGVALVKELGLGMLFLLAGYEIDPDTLRGRQGRLGVSTWLICMVLSFVGAFALLGFEDTPTAIVLAIAVTSTAVGTLMPIMKQQGMLETKVGTSLMIHGAIGEIAPILAMALLLSTRATWLTAAVLLAFAVIALVVAVLPKTVRYLVPWMGKAMIDGAGSTNQTILRMVLTMLSILMAVAAVFELDVVLGAFAAGFILRQLIPVKYRTAMEQRLDVVGYGLLIPVFFVCSGMGINPASVSEHPWLLVLLVPLIYVTRGLPIFLREQLMDTGSGLGDWRERAQLSLYSATALPIIVAVTEVATTSKILSSDYASVLVAAGAATVLLFPLLASLLKPAAAVSTAKAVDEQEPEAQSPATSES; encoded by the coding sequence ATGCCTTCATCCTCCGACTCCGTTCAGGTCCTCGCCGCGGCCACGACCGACGCGGACCTTCTCGCCTCGTTCGCGTGGATCATGTGCGCGGCGCTGATCTCGCCGATCATCTCCTATGCGACGGGCAAGCGGATCCCCGCGGTGGTCCTGCTCATCGCGTTCGGCGTGCTCATCGGGCCGCACGCGCTCGGGCTGGCCACCCAGGAGGGCGGCGTGGCCCTCGTCAAGGAGCTGGGGCTGGGCATGCTCTTCCTGCTCGCGGGCTACGAGATCGATCCGGATACGCTGCGCGGTCGCCAGGGCCGCCTGGGCGTGTCCACCTGGCTCATCTGCATGGTCCTGAGCTTCGTCGGCGCCTTCGCCCTGCTCGGCTTCGAGGACACCCCCACCGCGATCGTGCTCGCCATCGCGGTCACCTCCACCGCCGTGGGAACACTCATGCCCATCATGAAGCAGCAGGGCATGCTGGAGACGAAGGTGGGCACCTCGCTCATGATCCACGGCGCCATCGGCGAGATCGCTCCGATCCTGGCCATGGCGCTGCTGCTGTCCACCCGCGCCACCTGGCTGACCGCCGCCGTCCTACTCGCCTTCGCCGTCATCGCGCTCGTCGTGGCGGTGCTGCCGAAGACGGTGCGCTACCTCGTGCCGTGGATGGGCAAGGCCATGATCGACGGGGCGGGATCCACCAACCAGACCATCCTGCGCATGGTCCTCACCATGCTGTCCATCCTCATGGCGGTGGCCGCGGTGTTCGAGCTCGACGTCGTCCTCGGCGCCTTCGCCGCGGGCTTCATCCTCCGCCAGCTCATCCCGGTCAAGTACCGCACCGCGATGGAGCAGCGCCTCGACGTGGTCGGCTACGGCCTGCTCATCCCCGTGTTCTTCGTGTGCTCGGGCATGGGCATCAACCCGGCCTCGGTCTCCGAGCACCCGTGGCTGCTGGTCCTGCTTGTCCCGCTCATCTACGTCACCCGGGGGCTTCCGATCTTCCTGCGCGAGCAGCTCATGGACACCGGCTCCGGCCTCGGTGACTGGCGCGAGCGCGCCCAGCTGAGCCTGTACTCGGCCACCGCGCTGCCGATCATCGTGGCGGTCACCGAGGTGGCCACGACGTCCAAGATCCTCAGCAGCGACTACGCCTCCGTACTCGTCGCGGCGGGCGCTGCCACCGTTCTGCTCTTCCCGCTTTTGGCGAGCCTGCTCAAGCCCGCCGCGGCGGTCTCGACCGCGAAGGCGGTCGACGAGCAGGAGCCGGAGGCCCAGTCCCCCGCCACGTCCGAGTCCTGA
- a CDS encoding aldo/keto reductase produces MVGMTSSPDHYVPTVTLNDGVEMPAVGFGTWNLNGEEAYSAVRSAIEVGYRHFDTATIYRNEQEVGCAIADAIAAGDVTREELFVTTKVWNNSQGEGKVQEAFQASLADLGLEFVDCYMVHWPWPQRGLYVESFQALAKLQGLGQVRSVAVANFYPEVLDEIIAATGITPVINQVELHPGFSQAELRAYHRAHGIVTEAWSPLGRGEALDAPAITSVAKELGKTPAQIALRWLTQLGCSVVPKSASRSRQEENLDIFSFELSEKQMDAITALDATGGRLFKSPLEFPGELKD; encoded by the coding sequence ATGGTGGGTATGACTTCATCACCAGATCACTACGTTCCCACAGTCACGCTCAACGACGGCGTCGAGATGCCCGCCGTCGGCTTCGGTACGTGGAACCTGAACGGCGAGGAAGCCTATTCCGCCGTGCGTTCCGCCATCGAGGTCGGCTACCGCCACTTCGACACCGCGACCATCTACCGCAACGAGCAGGAGGTCGGTTGCGCCATCGCCGACGCGATCGCCGCCGGCGACGTCACCCGCGAGGAGCTGTTCGTCACCACCAAGGTGTGGAACAACTCCCAGGGAGAGGGCAAGGTCCAGGAGGCCTTCCAGGCATCGCTGGCCGACCTTGGCCTCGAGTTCGTCGACTGTTACATGGTCCACTGGCCGTGGCCGCAGCGGGGGCTGTACGTCGAAAGCTTCCAGGCGCTGGCCAAGCTTCAGGGGCTGGGGCAGGTGCGTTCGGTGGCCGTGGCCAACTTCTACCCCGAGGTCTTGGACGAGATCATCGCGGCCACCGGGATCACGCCGGTGATCAACCAGGTCGAGCTGCACCCGGGCTTCTCCCAGGCGGAGCTGCGCGCCTACCACCGCGCCCACGGAATCGTTACCGAGGCGTGGTCCCCGCTCGGCCGCGGCGAGGCGCTGGATGCCCCCGCGATCACCTCCGTTGCCAAGGAATTGGGCAAAACCCCGGCGCAGATTGCGCTGCGCTGGTTGACTCAGTTGGGGTGCTCGGTGGTGCCGAAGTCCGCCTCGAGGAGCCGCCAGGAGGAGAACCTCGACATCTTCTCCTTCGAGCTCTCCGAGAAGCAGATGGACGCCATCACCGCGCTCGATGCAACTGGCGGGCGGCTTTTCAAGAGCCCCCTCGAATTTCCTGGGGAGTTGAAGGATTAA
- a CDS encoding DUF485 domain-containing protein, giving the protein MTSSVQQQQRREPTAQEFREMQVSPEFVDLKKTFRSFTFPMSVAFFVWYLVYVLMATYMPDLMGKPVFGSVNVGVIFGIAQFVTTFLITWIYIKYANKNIEPRAAAIRQKMEG; this is encoded by the coding sequence ATGACTAGTAGCGTGCAACAGCAGCAACGTCGTGAGCCCACCGCTCAAGAGTTCCGCGAGATGCAGGTAAGCCCTGAGTTCGTCGACCTCAAGAAGACGTTCCGCTCCTTTACCTTCCCCATGTCCGTCGCATTCTTCGTGTGGTACTTGGTCTACGTGCTCATGGCCACCTACATGCCGGACCTGATGGGCAAGCCGGTCTTCGGCTCCGTCAACGTCGGAGTGATCTTCGGTATCGCGCAGTTCGTGACTACCTTCCTGATCACCTGGATCTACATCAAGTACGCCAACAAGAACATCGAGCCGCGCGCCGCCGCGATTCGCCAGAAGATGGAAGGCTAA
- a CDS encoding DUF1906 domain-containing protein, which translates to MSTVAIPRAQALGAILGTVIDFSAGVPSASAIKAAGHMGAVRYVSKARASWMLGKPVTLAETTADAAAGLSVASIYQYGKEDTADWKGGAAGAAAHAAEAIALHVAAGGPTGRPIYVAIDDDPTKEQYTRLIKPYLQGFNVALSAAGYSMGVYGNYNTIDWCIQDGLGSFFWQHDWGSNGQIHPSTTIHQKAGLQEIIDGVTVDVNHVYASDWGQWTPGQAAPAASAPAASATVPTSQAATGGVDASQLQQISSYLPSEVSSIPMPSQEQINAAVRIAQALT; encoded by the coding sequence ATGTCCACCGTGGCCATCCCTCGCGCCCAGGCACTCGGTGCCATCCTCGGCACCGTCATCGACTTCTCCGCCGGAGTCCCGTCCGCCTCCGCTATCAAGGCCGCCGGCCACATGGGCGCCGTGCGCTACGTGTCCAAGGCTCGCGCCTCCTGGATGCTCGGCAAGCCGGTCACCCTGGCGGAGACCACCGCCGACGCCGCCGCCGGGCTGTCGGTCGCCTCCATCTACCAGTACGGCAAGGAGGACACCGCCGACTGGAAGGGCGGCGCCGCGGGCGCCGCGGCCCACGCTGCCGAGGCCATCGCCCTCCACGTCGCGGCGGGTGGCCCCACCGGCCGTCCGATCTACGTCGCCATCGACGACGACCCGACCAAGGAGCAGTACACCCGCCTCATCAAGCCCTACCTCCAGGGCTTCAACGTCGCGCTGTCCGCCGCCGGCTACAGCATGGGCGTCTACGGCAACTACAACACCATCGACTGGTGCATCCAGGACGGCCTCGGCTCCTTCTTCTGGCAGCACGACTGGGGCTCCAACGGCCAGATCCACCCGAGCACCACCATCCACCAGAAGGCGGGCCTGCAGGAGATTATCGACGGCGTCACCGTCGACGTCAACCACGTCTACGCCTCCGACTGGGGCCAGTGGACCCCGGGCCAGGCCGCACCGGCTGCCTCCGCGCCCGCGGCGTCCGCCACGGTCCCCACCAGCCAGGCCGCGACGGGCGGCGTGGACGCGTCCCAGCTCCAGCAGATCTCTTCCTACCTCCCGAGCGAAGTCTCGAGCATCCCGATGCCGAGCCAGGAGCAGATCAACGCTGCCGTGCGCATCGCACAGGCGCTGACCTAA
- a CDS encoding DUF418 domain-containing protein, which produces MSNPHVTDSTSNLTEGYLPHGTHPLPGPRRARQVWRGHPSEQEASVVGRAARSRVRPHATPVASHLAGANKLGRNRVEGIDIARGFALIGMILVHTFPMDNEDGSQTWSWLLFSGKSAPLFAVLAGVSLAFMTGGSKPFIRSRLSWSKKSIVVRSLLLLVIGLAVNTLLAPAAENILPYYALMFLMTLPFIGMRIRSLLFLSLGVAVFAPMLSFVVQKFGGFTAMENAGFVELAHDPVGTLVNYLFVGTYPMAVWLAFTLLGMALGRMALHTSRVQWGILLSGVVATVSSYVVAQLFMRWLPTHKLLLDAVGGAPENGRETINEYLVFGASEQEVYTSSPIWLFSNGPHMNTPVSTIQAAGLACIAIGALSLATRFLLPVLRPLAMVGSMTLTLYLAHIIGLGFLEDAESTSERYWLQAAIQLGIAFGFAYLWRVWFASGPLEKVVTVASKGGATALSDGAPPKGNAQRRIYFSHSYRFDPTKGEV; this is translated from the coding sequence ATGTCTAACCCGCACGTCACGGATTCAACGTCCAACCTCACCGAGGGCTACCTCCCTCATGGAACCCATCCGCTGCCAGGCCCCCGCAGGGCGCGGCAGGTCTGGCGCGGGCACCCGTCCGAGCAGGAGGCCTCGGTGGTGGGCCGGGCCGCCCGCTCGCGAGTGCGGCCGCACGCCACCCCCGTCGCCAGCCACCTGGCTGGCGCCAACAAGCTGGGAAGGAACCGCGTCGAGGGCATCGATATCGCCCGCGGATTCGCCCTCATCGGCATGATCCTCGTGCACACCTTCCCCATGGACAATGAGGACGGCTCCCAGACGTGGTCGTGGCTGCTGTTCTCGGGCAAGTCCGCCCCGTTGTTCGCCGTCCTGGCCGGCGTGAGCCTGGCGTTCATGACCGGCGGCTCGAAGCCCTTCATCCGAAGTCGCCTGAGCTGGTCGAAGAAGTCGATCGTCGTCCGCTCGCTCTTGTTGCTGGTCATCGGGCTCGCGGTGAATACGCTGCTGGCTCCCGCCGCGGAGAACATCCTGCCTTACTACGCCCTCATGTTCCTCATGACGCTGCCGTTCATCGGGATGCGGATCCGCAGCCTGCTGTTCCTGTCTCTCGGCGTCGCGGTGTTCGCGCCCATGCTCAGCTTCGTCGTGCAGAAGTTCGGCGGCTTCACCGCGATGGAGAACGCGGGCTTCGTGGAGCTCGCGCACGATCCAGTGGGCACCTTGGTGAACTACCTCTTCGTAGGCACCTACCCCATGGCCGTGTGGCTCGCGTTCACGCTCCTCGGTATGGCGCTGGGCCGCATGGCGCTGCACACCAGCCGGGTGCAGTGGGGAATCCTCTTAAGCGGCGTCGTCGCCACCGTCTCCTCCTACGTTGTTGCGCAGCTGTTCATGCGCTGGCTGCCCACCCATAAGTTGCTTCTCGACGCCGTTGGCGGCGCGCCCGAGAACGGACGGGAAACCATCAACGAGTACCTGGTCTTCGGCGCCTCGGAGCAAGAGGTCTACACGAGCTCCCCGATCTGGCTCTTCTCCAACGGCCCGCACATGAACACCCCGGTGTCCACCATCCAGGCGGCGGGTCTAGCGTGCATCGCCATCGGCGCCCTGTCGCTTGCGACCCGCTTCCTGCTCCCGGTGCTCCGCCCGCTGGCGATGGTCGGATCGATGACGCTGACCCTGTACCTGGCCCACATCATCGGCCTGGGCTTCCTCGAGGACGCCGAGTCGACAAGCGAGAGGTACTGGCTGCAGGCCGCGATCCAGCTGGGCATCGCCTTCGGCTTCGCCTACCTGTGGCGCGTCTGGTTCGCCTCCGGCCCTCTGGAGAAGGTCGTCACCGTGGCATCCAAGGGCGGCGCGACCGCGCTGAGCGACGGCGCCCCTCCGAAGGGAAACGCGCAGCGCCGTATCTACTTCAGCCACAGCTACCGCTTCGACCCCACGAAGGGCGAGGTCTAG
- a CDS encoding carboxyl transferase domain-containing protein, which produces MTRTSAHDLIDQVLDPGTFISWDTPPHYGDISQDYKDALARAREKSGVDEAVITGEGEVFGHRVAFVLSEFGFLGGSIGAATARRIIDAIHKATELRLPLLISPSSGGTRMQEGSPAFALMVSITTAVYRHKDAHLPFLVYLRNPTTGGVMASWGSAGHFTYAEPGSLLGFLGPRVVELTTGKPIPEGVQSGENLADKGIIDGVISPTGLRKAVQKIVNVVLSPRCDEEPAAIDPAAAEAVTPESAWAAIEATRRMDRPGLQNLLAALGPDNVIALSGTGDGRKSPAIAVVIARLGGRPVVIIGQDRHNQPPHTDTEMGTSALRFARRGIMLAHSLQLPLVSIIDTTGAELSQEAEESAMAGSIARTLGELVDVDVPTVSVILGQGCGGGALAMLPADKVLASSNGWLSPLPPEGASAIIYRDTEHAPQMMEEQSVAAQALLKAGIIDEIIPETVDAADAPEAFVDTVLNHITCSLWELENNPRRVGREQRFRHYEKLADHLTA; this is translated from the coding sequence ATGACTCGCACCAGCGCACACGATTTGATCGACCAGGTCCTCGATCCCGGCACCTTCATAAGCTGGGACACTCCCCCTCACTACGGCGACATCTCCCAAGACTATAAGGATGCCCTCGCGCGCGCCCGCGAGAAGTCCGGGGTCGACGAGGCCGTCATCACCGGCGAGGGCGAGGTCTTCGGTCACCGTGTCGCTTTTGTGCTCTCCGAGTTCGGGTTCCTGGGCGGATCGATCGGTGCCGCCACCGCCCGCCGCATCATCGACGCCATCCACAAGGCCACCGAGCTGCGGCTTCCGCTGCTGATCTCCCCGAGCTCCGGCGGCACCCGTATGCAGGAGGGCAGCCCGGCGTTCGCGCTCATGGTGTCGATCACCACCGCGGTCTACCGCCACAAGGACGCCCACCTGCCGTTCCTCGTGTACCTGCGCAACCCCACCACCGGCGGCGTGATGGCCTCCTGGGGCTCGGCTGGCCACTTCACCTACGCCGAGCCGGGCTCGCTTTTGGGATTCCTCGGCCCCCGCGTTGTCGAGCTGACCACCGGCAAGCCGATCCCGGAGGGCGTGCAGTCGGGCGAGAACCTCGCCGACAAGGGCATCATCGACGGCGTCATCTCCCCCACCGGCCTGCGCAAGGCAGTGCAGAAGATCGTCAACGTCGTGCTCAGCCCGCGCTGCGACGAGGAGCCCGCGGCCATCGATCCGGCCGCGGCCGAGGCCGTCACGCCCGAGTCGGCGTGGGCCGCCATCGAGGCCACCCGCCGCATGGACCGCCCCGGCCTGCAGAACCTGCTCGCCGCGCTCGGCCCCGACAACGTCATCGCGCTGTCCGGCACCGGCGACGGGCGCAAGTCCCCCGCCATCGCCGTGGTGATCGCCCGCCTGGGTGGCCGCCCGGTGGTCATCATCGGCCAGGACCGCCACAACCAGCCGCCGCACACCGACACCGAGATGGGCACCTCCGCGCTGCGCTTCGCCCGCCGCGGCATCATGCTCGCCCACTCGCTCCAACTGCCGCTCGTGTCCATCATCGACACCACCGGCGCCGAGCTCTCCCAGGAGGCCGAGGAGTCGGCGATGGCCGGATCCATCGCCCGCACCCTGGGCGAGCTGGTCGACGTCGACGTCCCCACGGTCTCGGTCATCCTGGGCCAGGGCTGCGGCGGCGGCGCGCTCGCGATGCTTCCCGCGGACAAGGTGCTCGCCTCCAGCAACGGCTGGCTCTCCCCGCTCCCGCCCGAGGGCGCCTCCGCCATCATCTACCGCGACACCGAGCACGCCCCGCAGATGATGGAGGAGCAGTCGGTCGCCGCCCAGGCGCTGCTCAAGGCGGGCATCATCGACGAGATCATCCCGGAGACCGTGGACGCAGCGGACGCGCCCGAGGCGTTCGTCGACACGGTCCTGAACCACATCACCTGCTCGCTGTGGGAGCTGGAGAACAACCCGCGCCGCGTCGGCCGCGAGCAGCGCTTCCGCCACTACGAGAAGCTGGCCGATCACCTCACCGCTTAA
- a CDS encoding solute symporter family protein has translation MSLSYLAEGAGNTGNPILNISVFAIFIVATMTVVLRAGKTSKEASDFYTGGGTFSGRQNGLAIAGDYLSAASFLGIVGAIALSGYDGFLYSIGFFVAWLVALLLVAEPLRNVGRFTMADVLSFRLKQKPVRVAAAFGTIFVTLFYLIAQMAGAGSLVSVLLDLHDKTSQSIVVAVVGVIMIIYVLVGGMKGTTYVQMIKAVLLVGGVVIMTILVFVMVKGGLTTLFDKAVDTHAASQYLASKHYEASQILEPGLKYGKDATSKLDFISLGIALVLGTAGLPHVLMRFYTVPTAKEARRSVTWAIVLIGSFYLMTLVLGFGAAALVGPDRINAAPGKANAAAPLLALELGGSIFMAAISAVAFATVLAVVAGLAITASASVAHDIYDAVLRDGKSTEEEQVRVSRITVIVIGVVAIILGILAMDQNVAFLVSLAFAIAASANLPTILYSLYWKRFNTTGAVASMYTGLIAALVLIFFSPAVSGTATSMIPGADFAWFPLSSPGIVSIPLAFIAGYLGTVFGKPDNLDDLQAEMEVRSLTGVGVEAPVDH, from the coding sequence ATGTCGCTTTCGTACCTCGCAGAGGGCGCCGGAAACACCGGCAACCCGATTCTCAACATCTCGGTCTTCGCCATCTTCATCGTGGCCACCATGACCGTGGTGCTCCGTGCAGGCAAGACCAGCAAGGAAGCCTCCGACTTCTACACCGGTGGCGGTACCTTCTCCGGCCGTCAGAACGGCCTAGCCATCGCAGGTGACTACCTGTCGGCCGCATCCTTCCTCGGCATCGTCGGCGCCATCGCGCTGTCCGGCTACGACGGATTCCTCTACTCCATCGGCTTCTTCGTGGCGTGGCTCGTGGCCCTGCTGCTGGTCGCCGAGCCGCTGCGTAACGTCGGCCGCTTCACCATGGCGGACGTGCTCTCCTTCCGCCTGAAGCAGAAGCCGGTCCGCGTGGCCGCCGCCTTCGGCACCATCTTCGTGACGCTGTTCTACCTCATCGCCCAGATGGCTGGCGCTGGCTCCCTGGTCTCCGTGCTGCTCGACCTGCACGACAAGACCTCGCAGTCGATCGTCGTCGCGGTCGTCGGTGTCATCATGATCATCTACGTCCTAGTCGGCGGCATGAAGGGCACCACCTACGTCCAGATGATCAAGGCCGTCCTTCTGGTCGGCGGCGTGGTCATCATGACCATCCTCGTGTTCGTCATGGTCAAGGGCGGTCTCACCACCCTCTTCGACAAGGCGGTTGACACCCACGCGGCGTCTCAGTACTTGGCCTCCAAGCACTACGAGGCCTCTCAGATCCTCGAGCCGGGCCTGAAGTACGGCAAGGACGCCACCAGCAAGCTCGACTTCATCTCCCTGGGTATCGCCCTGGTTCTCGGTACCGCTGGTCTGCCGCACGTGCTCATGCGCTTCTACACGGTTCCGACCGCCAAGGAAGCACGTCGCTCCGTCACCTGGGCCATCGTCCTCATCGGTTCCTTCTACCTCATGACCCTGGTCCTCGGCTTCGGCGCCGCAGCCCTGGTCGGCCCGGACCGCATCAACGCCGCACCGGGTAAGGCTAACGCCGCTGCTCCGCTACTCGCCCTCGAGCTAGGTGGCTCCATCTTCATGGCCGCCATCTCCGCAGTCGCCTTCGCCACCGTCCTCGCCGTGGTCGCGGGCCTCGCGATTACCGCTTCTGCCTCTGTCGCCCACGACATTTACGACGCGGTCCTCCGCGACGGCAAGTCCACCGAGGAGGAGCAGGTTCGCGTCTCCCGCATCACGGTTATCGTCATCGGCGTCGTGGCCATCATCCTCGGCATCCTGGCAATGGACCAGAACGTCGCCTTCCTGGTCTCCCTGGCCTTCGCGATCGCTGCGTCCGCCAACCTGCCGACCATCCTCTACTCCCTGTACTGGAAGCGCTTCAACACCACCGGTGCCGTCGCCTCCATGTACACCGGCCTGATCGCCGCCCTGGTGCTCATCTTCTTCTCCCCGGCCGTGTCTGGCACCGCCACCTCGATGATCCCTGGCGCCGACTTCGCCTGGTTCCCGCTGTCCAGCCCGGGCATCGTCTCCATCCCGCTGGCCTTCATCGCAGGCTACCTCGGCACCGTCTTCGGCAAGCCGGACAACCTGGATGACCTGCAGGCCGAGATGGAGGTCCGCTCCCTCACCGGCGTCGGAGTCGAGGCTCCGGTCGACCACTAG